The DNA region AGAAGGCCCCTTACTACCGCGGCAGGTAGTAAGGGGCCTTCCGTTTTTCAAGTTCAATCGAAGTCGTTAGGTTCCGGTGTTCCGATGCAGGATGCGGTCGGCGACTCCCGAGCGATCCAGAAGATCGACAATCTGACCGAGGGTGATCGAGGCTTCCTGGGGGTCGACCTGAATGCGCTTCTTGGCCTCGAGGCGGTCCATGCCATCCTCGAGGAGGCGCCGAAGGAGATCGCTCGGATTCACTCCTTCATCCCGAGCAAGGGCCTTGAGGCGCATGATCCCATCGGCCTCGGCAAGCCAGCGATCGAGAAATGTTGTGAAGGGCAAGGTCGAGGGTTCCACCCACGTTCCGAGGTCGCGCTCTCGGAGCACCTTGTTGAGGTACACCTGAGCGTCCTTCTTGGCCCCATGGATCGTTTTGTTGTGAAACTTCTGCTTGCCAGTCTCTGGGTCGCGCCCGAGGAATACCTTGATCTGCCAGCGACTCTCGCCCCGTTTCGTGATGTTTCCCGCCATCGTCTCCTCCTTATCGACGGACGGTAGCCGCGATACATCTGCAAAGGTAGCAAATGCTTGCTCTCTTCGCAGGGCGTCCTCGGAGGCGTGGTCAGATCGGCTGAGTTGTTTCGCAGGAGTTTCGCAGAAATGGAAAAGCGGGCCCGGCACAGTAGCCGAAACCCGCTTCATTCCTAGCGCCCCCGGAGAGACTCGAACTCCCGACATTCTCCTTAGGACGGAGACGTTCTATCCAACTGAACTACGGAGGCAGTGCGCCCATTATAGCCGCGAACGGCCCTCCCCGGCAAGCCGGCAAGAGCTTCCAGGGAAATCGCCACCTCAGGGCGCCTGCGGCGGTACCAGAGGCGGCGATGCCTGACCATTTCAGATGCTCTGCGGCGTGAGCGCCCGGAACGTCGCCAGACGTGCAGGAAGCTTCAGCGAGAGGGGCTGCTCTTGCGGCGCGACCTGCTCCAGCCTGCCGTCCCGGCCGAGCGCGGCGACCACCCAGATCTCCTGCTTCGGCACCACCGACAGCACCCGGAAGGGGATCGCGAGGTCGAGAGCCCCCTTGTAGGCCGCATGGGCGCCGAGGTCGATGGGGATCCAGCGATGGGAGTCACCGGCGAACGAGATGGTCGCCGTCGGCTCCCCCCATGCGTACCGGATCTCGTGGGCGAACTGGTACCCCTTCGTCGCGCCCGTGGCGCTTCCGGGCGCGAAGTTCATGGGCGAGTTGATGCGCGGCTGGCCCGGGTAGCAGATGTAGATCGCAAGCGCCTCGTCAGCCGACGGCTCGAAGGAGTCCGCGAACTCGACTCGCAGGAGCAACTCGCGCTCGTTGTGACCGTAGCGGACCAGGCGGATGCCGCTCGCAGCGGCGTGCATCGCCCCCTGAACCGCATGCGGGTCGTACACCCCCGAGCCCTCCCAGTCGCTCTCGGAATGGAGCGTGCCGTCGAGACGCGGATCAACCGGCAGATAGGGGAGCGAGGGCAGCTTGGGCAGCGGCTTGTTGAGCGGGTACTCCAGCGCTTCGGGGAGCGGCATCTCGAGCAGGCGATACACGTTCTGGAGGTGAAGCCGGAACTGGTAGTCGAAGAGCTCGTCCTGGCCCGAGTTGTGGCCTTCGCCGAACCACCAGTACCAGTCGCTGCCCTGGGCGATGTAAATCTCCTCGCGCGCCTGCGCCCAGCCCGCGATGCCTCGACCCTCCTTGGATGCGAGCGCCTCGCGCGCCCTGGTCAGGAGCTCCCAGGCGCGGTTCTTGGTCGGATCGCCGATCCAGGTCGTGAAGTCCGAGTAGATCCACGAGCCGCTGAACAGATGAGTCAGGGTCTCGCGCGGCGGGTTCGCCGCGAGGTACTCCCCGACCGTCACCATCTCGAGCGAGGGGTCGTCCGAGACCTGCTGGTAGAAGCTGCGCAGGAACTCGGCCCCGTCCTGGGCGTAGTGCTCCCAGCAGTTCTCGCCGTCCAGGGCGATGGTCACCAGGTGCGGCGCGTCGCCGACGCGCTCCTGGATGCCCTTGAGGCGGCCGATCAGGTCGTTGGCCGCCTGGACGCCGCTCACCTTGCTGTACGAGAAGCCGATGAGGTCCGAGAGCACGATGTCGCGGAAGACCATGGCGACCTTCTTGCCCTCGATCTCCACCCAGTAGGGCTGGTAGAGGGCGTGAGGATCCAGCAGCTGGCCGTGCGCGTCGCGCACCATCTTCTTGTCGAGCGTGCGCGCGAGCACGCCCTCGTCGCTGATCATCCACGTCACGCCCTCGGCCGCGAGCAGCGGCACGACCTCGGGGCTGACCGACTGCTCCGACGGCCACATGCCGGCGGGGCGATAGCCGAAGTGACGCTTGAAGAAGTCGAGGCCCTTGCGAACCTGCGCCTGCGCGTCCTGGGGGTACTGGAAGCGCGCCCCCGGCAGGCTCAGGCCAGGGCGCGCCACCCGCGCCGACTCGGTGTCGACCAGCAGCGGCAGGATGGGATGGTAGTAAGGCGTCGTCGTGAGCTCGACCTGGCCGGCCTCGACCAGGCGCTTGTAGGTGGGGATGATGCGGCGGATCAGCTCGCGCTGCTTGCTGATGACCAGCTCGCGATCGCCCTGGGTGAAGTTTCGCCCCCGCTGGATCAGGGCCTGAAGGTCCGGGTCGGTCTGCTGCCAGAGGGGATCGAACCATGCCAGGTTGAACCAGACCGTGAGGTCCGCCCACTCCTGCGCGTCGAACTGACGGACGGCCTTCTCGAGGGGGAGCTTGGCGAGCAGCGCGTTGCGCTTGAGGGCGAGCTCGTGGTAGCGCGGGTGCTGGACGAGCATGCGATCCCAGTTGAGGTCGAAGAAGCGCTCGAAGACGTAGCACTTGTCGTCGAGGCAGAACTCGCGCACCGGCATCAGGGTCAGCTCGAGCGCCCGGTCCATGGCGCCGTGGTGGCCGTAATCGATCAGCTGCTCCAGCAAGGAGGGCACGAGGTTGAAGTTCTGGTGCAGCGCCGGGTACTGATCCAGGATCTGCGCCATGTCCAGGTAATCCTTGACGGCATGCAAGCGCACCCAGGGCATCAGGTACTGACCGGTCAGGCGGTCCTTGTAGAGCGGTTGGTGCATGTGCCAGACGATGGCAATGCTGAGCTTAGACACGGGCGGCTCCTTGATTTCCCTCGCCGCGCGAGGGAGGTCCCTTGAGTGCTGGCGCTTGGCAAACCCATATTCTACCATGGGCAACAGAGCGGGCGGTTGCTGACTCGAAGGCGTGGTATGATGGACGCGTCGCACTTCCCACCCTATTTCGAGGCCTCAGATGCCGTCCATTCGTCGGCCGAGGGGACGTTCTCCCCGCCTGGTTTGTACCCTGCTCTGCACCGGTCTCATCGCTCCCCTGGTAGCATGGACGTCGCCGGCCCTCGCCGCGCCCAGGCCCCAGGTCTCGGTGCGTGACGGGGCGCAGCGCGGCACCAGCGATCAAGAGATCGGCATCTGGGCCAACTCGCCGCAGACCGAGGTCTCGGTGCGCAATCCCGCGGGCGGCTTCCTGCGGGCCACCGTGCGCTGGCGCAACGTGCCCAAGGGCGCCTTCCTCGTCTCGCCCGAAGGGGTCGCGGACGCCCCCAGCCGGGAGGGCACCACCCTCTCCAGCCGCCTGCTCGTCGCGGGCAACAGCGAGGCGCGCTGGAAGCTGGACCCCAACCTCAAGGACGACTACTCCTTCGTGGTCTCGGGGGGCGAGATCGCGGCACTCGAACTCGCCAGGCGCGCGGGCGGCGTGGACTTCGGCCTCCACCTCGGCAACGCCCTCAAGCCCCTCGACAAGACCCTGAGCGCCCTGTCGCAGCTGCCCTTCCCGACCTACGTGGTGCCGGGCAACCGCGATCGCAAGCAGGACTACGTGGCCCGCACCGGCGAGGTCCGGCGCGAGTTCGCCATCGGGCGCGATCGCTTCCTCGTTCTCGACAACGCCGAGGATGCCAAGTTCTCGGGCGCCCAGCGCGCCTGGGCCGCCGCGCGGCTCAAGGCCTACCGGGCCGAGGACGCGCGGCGCGTCTTCGTCTTCATGCACTGGCCCATGGTGGACCCACGCAGGGGCAAGAACGCCGCCATGTACGATCGCCAGGAGATCCGCGCCCTGCAGGCCCTGTTCAGGGAGAACAAGGTCTCCGCGGTCTTCTCGAGTCACATCCCCATCGCGGACATCAGCCAGCGCAGCGGGGTGGACTACTACATCGCCGGCCCCGGACACGCCATGGTCGTGCGGACCCAGGGCCCCAGCCTCTCGATCCGCGCCCTCCCCTAGCGAAGAAGGAAGGTACGACAATGAAGGTTCTGGTTGCGGGCGCAAACGGCATGCTGGGGCACGACCTGATCCCGGCCCTTCGCCTCGCCGGCCACCTCGCCGTCTCGAGCGGCGTCCTGGCCTCGGATGATCCCGACTTCGTCAGCATGGACATCACCGACCTCGCCCAGGTGCGCGAGGTCTTCGCTGCCGTTCGGCCGGACGCGCTCATCAACTGCGCGGCCTTCACCAACGTGGACGGCGCGGAGAGCGACGTGGACGGCGCCTACCGCATCAACGCGCTGGGCAGCTGGAATCTCGCGCTTGCCTGCCAGGAAGCCGACATCCCCCTCATGTACGTGAGCACCGACTACGTCTTCGACGGCGCCAGGGGCAGCGCCTACGACGAGTACGACACCCCCAACCCCCAGGGCGTCTACGGGCGCAGCAAGCGCGCAGGCGAGATCCACGTGGAGCGCCTCTGCCCCAGGCACTACATCGTCCGCACGTCCTGGCTCTACGGCCATGGGGGCAAGAACTTCGTCGAGACGATCATCAAGGCGGCGAGCGAGCGTCCCGAGCTCAGGGTCGTTAATGACCAGTGGGGCACTCCCACGCCCACCGTCGAGCTGGCCCGTACCATGTGCCGGTTGCTGGAGACCGGGCGGTACGGAACCTACCATGCGAGCGGCGAAGGCGCCTGCACCTGGTTCGACTTCGCCGCCGAGATCGTCGCTCAGGCCGGGCTGCAGACGCCCGTGCTCCCGCAGTCGACCCAGGAGAGCGCGCGCCCGGCGCCCCGGCCGGCTTACTCGGTGATGGACAACCTGGCGCTGAGGCTCGCCGGCCTTCCTTCCCACCTGCCCTGGCAGGAGGCCCTCAAGCATTACATGAGCGCCCGTCCGGCCCCCTCGGCGCTTCGCTAGAGGGGACGGACCGCGGGGTGCCTCTTGCCGGGTTTCGAGGCTAGGGGCGTCTCAGGCGCTCGATTTCATTCCGAACGTCGGCCATCAGCTCGTTGCGCCGCTCGAGGCCATAGCTGGCGGCGTCGATCGGGTCGCCGTACCGGACGGTGACCTTCTGGTCGAGGTAGGCCTTGAAGCTCTTGGGGCGGATGATGTCCCGGGCGCCCACGATGCCGACCGGCACGATCTTGGCGCCGGTCTGCAGGGCGAGCATGAAGCCGCCCTTCTTGAAGGGTAAGAGCGAGCCATCCCGGCTGCGGGTGCCCTCGGGGGCGATCCAGACGTTGGTTCCCTCGGTCATCTGGGCGCCGCCTTCCTTGAGGCTCGCGAGCGCCTGGCTGCGGTTCTTGCGGTCGACGGGGATGAAGCCCGCGACCTTGAGGGCGGGGCCCCAGATGGGCACCTTGAACAGCTCGGCCTTGGCGACCATGCGCGGGGCGCGCGGGGCGGTCGCGAAGATGAGGGGGATG from Pantanalinema sp. includes:
- a CDS encoding glycoside hydrolase family 57 protein, translating into MSKLSIAIVWHMHQPLYKDRLTGQYLMPWVRLHAVKDYLDMAQILDQYPALHQNFNLVPSLLEQLIDYGHHGAMDRALELTLMPVREFCLDDKCYVFERFFDLNWDRMLVQHPRYHELALKRNALLAKLPLEKAVRQFDAQEWADLTVWFNLAWFDPLWQQTDPDLQALIQRGRNFTQGDRELVISKQRELIRRIIPTYKRLVEAGQVELTTTPYYHPILPLLVDTESARVARPGLSLPGARFQYPQDAQAQVRKGLDFFKRHFGYRPAGMWPSEQSVSPEVVPLLAAEGVTWMISDEGVLARTLDKKMVRDAHGQLLDPHALYQPYWVEIEGKKVAMVFRDIVLSDLIGFSYSKVSGVQAANDLIGRLKGIQERVGDAPHLVTIALDGENCWEHYAQDGAEFLRSFYQQVSDDPSLEMVTVGEYLAANPPRETLTHLFSGSWIYSDFTTWIGDPTKNRAWELLTRAREALASKEGRGIAGWAQAREEIYIAQGSDWYWWFGEGHNSGQDELFDYQFRLHLQNVYRLLEMPLPEALEYPLNKPLPKLPSLPYLPVDPRLDGTLHSESDWEGSGVYDPHAVQGAMHAAASGIRLVRYGHNERELLLRVEFADSFEPSADEALAIYICYPGQPRINSPMNFAPGSATGATKGYQFAHEIRYAWGEPTATISFAGDSHRWIPIDLGAHAAYKGALDLAIPFRVLSVVPKQEIWVVAALGRDGRLEQVAPQEQPLSLKLPARLATFRALTPQSI
- the rfbD gene encoding dTDP-4-dehydrorhamnose reductase; this translates as MKVLVAGANGMLGHDLIPALRLAGHLAVSSGVLASDDPDFVSMDITDLAQVREVFAAVRPDALINCAAFTNVDGAESDVDGAYRINALGSWNLALACQEADIPLMYVSTDYVFDGARGSAYDEYDTPNPQGVYGRSKRAGEIHVERLCPRHYIVRTSWLYGHGGKNFVETIIKAASERPELRVVNDQWGTPTPTVELARTMCRLLETGRYGTYHASGEGACTWFDFAAEIVAQAGLQTPVLPQSTQESARPAPRPAYSVMDNLALRLAGLPSHLPWQEALKHYMSARPAPSALR
- a CDS encoding lysophospholipid acyltransferase family protein; this encodes MQTVLPQEKSSFVGTLGAILKVLEVSAQTLWDANRGRLTPEVVDARARHMGEHILGLSRAQITVEGLDRLDPDQAYLYMSNHESLMDIPLIFATAPRAPRMVAKAELFKVPIWGPALKVAGFIPVDRKNRSQALASLKEGGAQMTEGTNVWIAPEGTRSRDGSLLPFKKGGFMLALQTGAKIVPVGIVGARDIIRPKSFKAYLDQKVTVRYGDPIDAASYGLERRNELMADVRNEIERLRRP